CCTCCAATCTGTGAAGATTGTGCAATCACAACTTGGTGTTGCTGTCCCTGTTGAGTAAGAACATGTCCTCCTTGTGACATTACTTGTGGACCTTGGCTAATTATTTGCTGTCCACCCTGATTTATCTGTCCTTGCTGAACAATCTGGTTCTGTGACTGAAGAGTAATCTGCTGATTCCCATGCACTAATATCTGCTGCTGGCCTGTATGCTGATTGATCAGCACTTGCTGTGCACCCTGCACTATCTGTTGTTGCCCACTGTTTAACAATTGCTGCTTCTGAACCAATATTTGATGATGAGTCTGGTTTAATCCCTGTCCCTGAGATCCTATGGACTGTTGTAGAATTTGTTGTGACTGTTGAACACTATGTTGTGGACTCAATTGTTGATTGTTGATCAGGGCTTGTTGCTGAGTCTGCATCAGTTGTTGTTGTAGTATCACTTGATTTTGTGGATTACGGGGCTGAACTAGAGGACTGCGTATAATCTGATGCTGGCCTTGGACATTTTGTAccatttgaatattttgttgTCTCCAATTCCCTTGAACTTGCACATTTCCAGATTGTTGATTTTGCAGGGATTGTTGTACACTCTGCATTTGCTGGCCAATTACAGCTTGCTGGTTACTGCCAACAAGTTGATTAAGCTGACCTCCTTGATTAGACTGTGACTGAGATGTTACTAGCCCTTGTTGGTTAACAACACCCATGTTAATATTTTGTTGCTGATTAGTCAAAGATTGTACAGTCTGCTGCTGTAAGACCTGTCCTTGATTCTGTGCCATTTGCTGACCTGAATTTAACAATTGCTGGTTCAGAACCTGGTTTTGCCCTAAGCCTTGATTGAGTTTTGCATTCTGTAAGCTTTGCTGTAGGTTTTGTGTGGATTGAGCTAATTGTTGTGCAATATTCTGAACAGCACTTTGCTGGCTCAGTGTCAAACTTTGTTTCTGGTAATTTTGCTGATTCAATTGAGCCTGCTGCATGTTATTTGCACTTTGGCTGAGCATTTGACTTATACTTTCAATTTGCTGCTGGGCCGATGTCATTGTGGTGTTTGAAGTTGGTGCAGTCTGCGTTTGTTGAACATGATGCTGGCTACTTTGTATATTGTGCTGTTGTAATTGGGTTGACATACTATTCTGATTCATCTGAGATACAGGTATATTGGATTGAGTGAATCCTTGTTGCAGCATTTGCATTCTAAATTGATGTTGCTTAAGAAGCTTTTGCTGTTGAATCTGTATGGCAGACAATCCATGTGGCTGTGGAGACTGTTGAGGTTGAGTGTAACCTTGTTGAATGTTTACTGGCTGACTTTGAATATTGGACTGGGATACATTTGGATTTTGACCAAACTTTTGCATGAGTTGAGGGCTACTCTGATTACTTTGCAACTGTATGTTTTGTGTTACAATACCCTGTGGTATTGCCTTAGTTATAATACTAGGAGAGCTGGCTGCAGCAGAATATCCCATCCCACCGCTGGATGAAGTGACTACTGAAGAACTTGCAGTGGATAGATTACTGTTCCAAGGCATTCTTTGTTTTAGTTTGTCTAAGAGAGCTTTAGtatcatcatttttattttcagacATATTTTGTGTGGGCACTTCATTTTTAGCAATACCTTCTTCAAAATCAAAGCCTGTTATTGCACTAATGCGATCCATTGCTTTAGGGGGTGGTTTTGGAACAACTAGTAATTTTGGGTGGAACACTTCTGCCACAGCTTGTATCCTAGCTCTAAGACTTTCATGAACCCAATCGGgtgtaatgatttttattttgtgagaCAGAGTAAGAgctgcactgtattttttgccaGATGCTAAGCCACAAATTAAGTGTGTACACTTACTATCCAAATTAATATTCACTTTTCCACCATGGTAAGTAATCAGCGCAAATAATGCCTTAGCGTCGACTGCAGACACTTTTGCGATACATGCAACAACATTTGAAAAAATTTTATTCTTGCTAGGAAAATAGGGTTCTGGATTTGACAATTTCTTTAGTCTAACACACGCGAGAACCCAGTTCTCAGTCACTGCTGGTATCTGATAGATGTCCTGTGCTTCTTCAATATCTGTATCAGCGGCATTTTGACCACAAATCAGATGAGTAACATAATCTGAGAAATATTGGGTACTTTCACCCCCACCTGACTGAAGCAACTGCTGAATCTGTAATTATAACAAAGGAAGACCAGTTTAACCGCTTAtcaaatgataaataaaaaaagaaaaaaaaaacaaataccttTTCAGAAACATCGCCAGAAAGGTAGTATTTAACATCTTTGAAAATCGCCCCTTGTACTGTTAGAGACTCTAAATCATCAACGATTGTTACCATTTTctgttttaacaaaaaaaataaaaaacaattttaatttaacattctAGTTTAACATTTTGCGGCGCTAACGAAACAAATACGCCAATACAATTTGTCCACCATCATTAAATTGTTTGAAATGGATGTTTGTTGAACCTTgaatccaaagagaatttaaacactaactTCACTTGAAGCACTGAATcatatacgtttttttttttttttttgcgcccagacaaagggaaagggctaccctccgggattacgaagggagggaggtggtgaatgctcatgcataccaacgcaacctaaggctgcgttggttatgtgggactcacgtaagaacctaagtgcctacccactaaacaccacctgaggttggctttgggcattgtgccctctaagccttcatcgtaggcgaccatctctcggggaagagaggcgcaagcggcactccctagggAGTGTTCGCTGGGAATGCACAGAAGGTGCTGTCTAATAGAGACTTggtgacatcagaaggatgatcacaaaaggGAGGTGAGGCTACATGTATCTGGTACCTGTCAATCCAGGTCAGACGAAAAATTGAGAGaggagaaatttaaaaatagtgattTGGTTAGATCGAGTGATACGCCCCTAGGCTTCACTCGTACCGCACTATGTGGTAAGCGTTAAGCGCTTTGGGAATTTCAAGGAGGCCACCAAATGGTGGTGCTCCGCCAGCGCAAAGAGGCGCTCCTTGGAGGACTTAGCCGTCCTGAGTTTCCGTGCCAGGACGGATATTTCTTGGATGTCGACTTCGCCTAGTGAGGCGTAAATCTCTTCCAGGTCTTTCAGGGTGCTTTGCACCTGTGATTGAGCCCGGGGAGGTACTGCCCGCCTGGGGCCACTGAAGGTGGCCGGGGCGGGGCGGGAGTAGACATTGAATGCCTGAGAGGGAGGGGCTGATTGTCTCCATGAGGTGGAGAGTAGGGCCCGACAGTTTGATTCCTCATATGAGGAAAGTGGGATTGGGTGAGGTTAGAGGCCAGAGGTGGCCTTTGTTTTGGCGGCCTGGAAGTCTGCTTATTAGCAGCCTTCGGGGCGGAACGAGGGGCACAAGGGCATTCGCGATAATTCGCAGTATGGCCCTCCTGCCCGCAGAGCACGCATGCGGGAGGTGTTACCTCGTCGCGAGTGCGTTTGCACTCTTTGGTGCTGTGGGGTTCGAGGCACTTGACGCACCTGGGAGGAGCAGAGCAGTTTGCCGCTGCGTGGCCATACATCTGGCAGCGGTGACATTGACCGGGGAACCCCCGCTTGTGTGGGGCTTCCACACGTATGTTGGAGAGCCCACATACGGTGAACTCTCCTTTGAAGAGTTCCCTGGCTTCAGGGACGTTAGTTTGAATGACTAACGCTAACGGGTATTTCTTCCCGGTGCGGCTGTTCATTTTATGTACAGCCTCGACCGGAAAGCCTTTCTTGACAAGGTCCTCCTGTATGAGCTCATTAGAGAGCTCGTACGGGAGGCCTCGGAGGACAGCCTTGACCttgcgctcttccgggag
The nucleotide sequence above comes from Leptidea sinapis chromosome 12, ilLepSina1.1, whole genome shotgun sequence. Encoded proteins:
- the LOC126967076 gene encoding PAX-interacting protein 1-like; the encoded protein is MVTIVDDLESLTVQGAIFKDVKYYLSGDVSEKIQQLLQSGGGESTQYFSDYVTHLICGQNAADTDIEEAQDIYQIPAVTENWVLACVRLKKLSNPEPYFPSKNKIFSNVVACIAKVSAVDAKALFALITYHGGKVNINLDSKCTHLICGLASGKKYSAALTLSHKIKIITPDWVHESLRARIQAVAEVFHPKLLVVPKPPPKAMDRISAITGFDFEEGIAKNEVPTQNMSENKNDDTKALLDKLKQRMPWNSNLSTASSSVVTSSSGGMGYSAAASSPSIITKAIPQGIVTQNIQLQSNQSSPQLMQKFGQNPNVSQSNIQSQPVNIQQGYTQPQQSPQPHGLSAIQIQQQKLLKQHQFRMQMLQQGFTQSNIPVSQMNQNSMSTQLQQHNIQSSQHHVQQTQTAPTSNTTMTSAQQQIESISQMLSQSANNMQQAQLNQQNYQKQSLTLSQQSAVQNIAQQLAQSTQNLQQSLQNAKLNQGLGQNQVLNQQLLNSGQQMAQNQGQVLQQQTVQSLTNQQQNINMGVVNQQGLVTSQSQSNQGGQLNQLVGSNQQAVIGQQMQSVQQSLQNQQSGNVQVQGNWRQQNIQMVQNVQGQHQIIRSPLVQPRNPQNQVILQQQLMQTQQQALINNQQLSPQHSVQQSQQILQQSIGSQGQGLNQTHHQILVQKQQLLNSGQQQIVQGAQQVLINQHTGQQQILVHGNQQITLQSQNQIVQQGQINQGGQQIISQGPQVMSQGGHVLTQQGQQHQVVIAQSSQIGGQSGQIIGQNVGQTQQVLQQVPQSPQPGSQMSAGNIQQIITHSGGQQIVSPGGQSWQQQQYIQQRQSIGQAGAVGPRVRR